One window of the Chitinophaga niabensis genome contains the following:
- the sucC gene encoding ADP-forming succinate--CoA ligase subunit beta, translating into MNLHEYQAKELLKKYNVPVQEGIPVDTPEAAAEAYKQLKVQFGNEFSVVKAQIHAGGRGKGKIVGTEQRGVAVGKNAEDVKTIAGNILGGTLVTIQTGEAGKVVNKVLVAQDVYYPGPNPIKELYLSILLDRAKGTNVIMYSTEGGMDIEEVAHSTPEKIFKEWVYPGGKLEPFQARKIAFNFGLSGEAFKNMVKFVTNLYNAYVGLDAAMLEINPLFKTSDEKIIAVDCKLNLDDNALLRHPDLVALRDTTEEDATEVEAGKHNLNFVKLDGNVGCMVNGAGLAMATMDMIKLSGGEPANFLDVGGSANAQTVEAGFRIILKDPKVKAILINIFGGIVRCDRVAQGVIDAYQSIGTIKVPIIVRLQGTNAEEAKQLIEESGLKVQSAILLSEAAALVNKAVNA; encoded by the coding sequence ATGAATTTACACGAGTACCAGGCGAAAGAACTGTTGAAAAAATATAACGTACCGGTGCAGGAAGGTATCCCGGTAGATACTCCGGAAGCTGCAGCTGAGGCTTACAAGCAACTGAAAGTTCAGTTTGGCAACGAGTTTTCCGTAGTGAAAGCGCAAATCCACGCTGGTGGTCGTGGTAAAGGCAAAATTGTAGGAACTGAGCAACGTGGCGTAGCGGTAGGAAAAAATGCAGAAGATGTTAAGACCATAGCCGGCAATATCCTTGGCGGTACACTGGTGACCATACAAACAGGTGAAGCCGGTAAAGTGGTGAATAAAGTACTGGTAGCCCAGGACGTTTACTATCCCGGTCCCAATCCTATCAAGGAATTATACCTCTCTATCCTGCTGGACAGGGCTAAAGGTACCAATGTGATCATGTATTCTACCGAAGGCGGTATGGATATTGAAGAAGTAGCACACAGTACTCCTGAAAAAATATTCAAAGAGTGGGTATACCCAGGCGGTAAACTGGAACCATTCCAGGCGCGCAAAATCGCTTTCAACTTTGGTTTGAGCGGTGAAGCTTTCAAAAACATGGTGAAATTCGTGACCAACCTGTATAATGCTTATGTTGGACTGGATGCTGCCATGCTGGAGATCAACCCCCTCTTCAAAACCAGCGATGAAAAGATCATTGCGGTGGATTGCAAACTGAACCTGGACGATAACGCATTGCTCCGTCATCCTGACCTGGTGGCCCTGCGTGATACAACAGAAGAAGATGCTACCGAAGTAGAAGCCGGTAAACACAACCTGAACTTTGTGAAGCTGGATGGTAACGTAGGTTGTATGGTAAACGGTGCCGGTCTGGCCATGGCTACCATGGACATGATCAAACTGAGCGGTGGTGAACCAGCTAACTTCCTGGACGTAGGAGGTTCTGCAAACGCACAAACCGTTGAAGCAGGTTTCCGCATCATCCTGAAAGATCCTAAAGTGAAGGCGATCCTCATCAATATCTTTGGTGGTATCGTTCGTTGCGACAGGGTGGCACAGGGTGTTATTGATGCTTACCAATCCATCGGCACCATCAAGGTTCCTATCATTGTACGTTTACAAGGTACCAATGCAGAAGAAGCGAAGCAACTTATCGAGGAAAGCGGCCTGAAAGTACAGTCTGCCATCCTGCTGAGTGAAGCAGCTGCCCTGGTGAACAAAGCGGTAAACGCTTAA
- a CDS encoding OmpA family protein → MQKLLTANAGYKAHTDNSGTPARNKKLSEERAQAVKAALTAKGIEAGRLTAKGIGQG, encoded by the coding sequence ATCCAGAAATTGCTGACTGCCAATGCAGGGTATAAAGCACATACGGATAACAGTGGCACGCCCGCCCGTAATAAAAAACTTTCTGAAGAAAGAGCCCAGGCCGTAAAGGCTGCGCTGACGGCAAAAGGGATTGAGGCCGGCCGTTTAACCGCAAAAGGTATCGGGCAAGGATAA
- a CDS encoding DUF4407 domain-containing protein, with protein sequence MLRIRQFFLICSGAHLPMLKRAPSELNKYAGIGATIFFTGLLAALSGGYALWTVFQQPWAAVVFALVWGLMIFNLDRYIVSSMKKRERFRDEFLMALPRIVLALLIAIVISKPLELQIFNKEIQAELVIMEQQKFKAQEDKVKERFQARSATLNARLQTLQQQMATQAARRDTLQLLAQQEADGTGGSRLKNLGPIYKAKKADADSAQAAWEALNEQYAAGRAELATVDSAVTNTIAQLKRDQLNGFASRLDALGTITKNSTPIRWANWFIILLFIAIETAPVFVKLISPRGPYDDLLEQHEYGFTMHNKERKAMLTLETDERIAVRTGESEHRIKNAAFS encoded by the coding sequence ATGTTACGCATCCGCCAATTTTTTCTCATCTGCTCCGGCGCTCATCTGCCGATGCTGAAACGCGCTCCTTCAGAACTGAACAAGTACGCAGGTATTGGCGCTACTATTTTCTTCACAGGATTACTGGCAGCTCTTTCGGGAGGTTATGCCCTCTGGACGGTGTTTCAGCAACCCTGGGCTGCTGTGGTATTTGCACTCGTCTGGGGCCTGATGATCTTCAACCTGGACCGGTACATTGTTTCCAGCATGAAAAAGCGGGAACGCTTCCGGGATGAATTCCTCATGGCCCTGCCACGTATCGTCCTGGCATTGCTGATCGCTATTGTTATTTCCAAACCACTGGAACTGCAGATCTTTAATAAAGAGATCCAGGCAGAACTGGTGATCATGGAGCAACAGAAATTCAAAGCCCAGGAAGATAAGGTGAAAGAACGTTTTCAGGCCCGCAGCGCTACCCTGAATGCACGTTTGCAAACATTACAGCAGCAAATGGCCACGCAGGCGGCACGCAGGGATACCTTACAATTACTGGCACAGCAGGAAGCAGATGGCACCGGTGGCTCCAGGCTCAAAAACCTGGGCCCTATCTATAAAGCCAAAAAAGCAGATGCGGATAGTGCGCAGGCTGCCTGGGAAGCTTTAAACGAACAGTATGCGGCAGGCCGGGCTGAACTGGCAACCGTGGATTCAGCGGTTACCAATACCATTGCACAGTTGAAAAGAGATCAGCTGAATGGCTTTGCTTCCCGGCTGGATGCACTGGGTACTATTACAAAAAACAGTACGCCTATCCGTTGGGCCAACTGGTTCATTATCTTGTTATTCATTGCCATTGAAACAGCGCCTGTATTTGTAAAACTGATCTCGCCCCGGGGGCCTTATGACGATCTGCTGGAACAACATGAATACGGATTCACCATGCATAATAAGGAAAGAAAGGCCATGCTTACACTTGAAACGGATGAACGTATTGCAGTGCGGACGGGAGAAAGTGAACACAGGATAAAAAATGCCGCTTTTTCTTAA
- a CDS encoding OsmC family protein, giving the protein MQVHIKTIHESSAAAGWAGPRSLVIDRTPRAGGLGIGFSGEELFMMAIGASICNDLYREAALWQVVIRHVEIIVNGDWGGEPAKASNIRYDIKVESAAPREKIEELIRHTDQIAEIPLSLRSGAAVKLNHVEVIR; this is encoded by the coding sequence ATGCAAGTACATATCAAAACAATTCATGAAAGCAGCGCTGCGGCTGGTTGGGCGGGGCCGCGCAGCCTGGTGATAGATCGTACGCCCAGGGCCGGAGGATTGGGGATCGGGTTCAGCGGAGAAGAGCTCTTTATGATGGCTATCGGTGCCAGTATCTGTAATGATCTGTATCGGGAAGCTGCACTATGGCAGGTAGTTATCCGGCATGTGGAGATCATTGTGAATGGCGACTGGGGCGGAGAACCTGCAAAGGCCAGCAATATACGTTACGACATCAAAGTGGAGTCTGCTGCGCCCCGTGAAAAGATTGAAGAGCTGATCCGGCATACGGACCAGATTGCAGAGATCCCGCTTTCATTAAGATCGGGGGCAGCTGTGAAACTGAATCATGTGGAAGTGATACGATGA
- a CDS encoding SprT-like domain-containing protein, protein MKQEAPLHALAGYLPDGTFEQVIEYITHYKVHLTITRERQSVLGDYRHPYQEKGHRISINGGLNKYAFLLTLLHEIAHLVTFMIYGNRVSAHGKEWKQEYSKILREFVGKQYMPPDVEAAVRESLHNPGASSCADEGLMRVLKRYDRKKDNHYLVEQLPPGQLFKTKDGRIFRKGERIRKRYRCEEVPSKKVYLFSPVYEVELVSE, encoded by the coding sequence TTGAAGCAGGAAGCTCCATTACATGCATTGGCCGGTTATCTGCCGGATGGGACCTTTGAGCAGGTGATTGAATACATCACCCACTATAAAGTGCATCTGACCATTACCAGGGAAAGGCAGAGCGTATTGGGAGATTATCGTCATCCTTACCAGGAAAAAGGCCACCGCATCAGTATCAATGGTGGTCTGAATAAATATGCCTTCCTCCTTACTTTACTGCACGAGATAGCTCACCTGGTCACTTTCATGATCTATGGGAACAGGGTATCTGCCCATGGAAAGGAATGGAAACAGGAATACAGCAAGATCCTCCGGGAGTTTGTGGGTAAACAATACATGCCGCCGGATGTGGAAGCCGCTGTAAGGGAAAGCCTGCATAATCCCGGTGCCAGCTCCTGTGCGGATGAAGGTTTAATGAGAGTATTAAAACGGTACGACCGGAAAAAAGATAATCATTACCTGGTAGAGCAATTGCCGCCGGGTCAGTTATTTAAAACGAAGGACGGAAGGATATTCCGGAAAGGAGAAAGGATCCGCAAACGGTACCGTTGCGAAGAAGTACCATCGAAAAAAGTATACCTCTTCAGCCCGGTATACGAAGTGGAACTGGTGAGCGAGTAA
- a CDS encoding AtpZ/AtpI family protein, producing MLWRYAGLAFQMMAAIGISLWLGYLLDQWLGMKFPLFMIIFSLLALALLLWKIVKDTSKHDR from the coding sequence ATGCTCTGGCGTTACGCCGGACTTGCATTTCAAATGATGGCGGCCATTGGTATTTCCTTATGGCTGGGGTATCTGTTGGATCAGTGGCTGGGCATGAAGTTCCCGCTGTTCATGATCATTTTTTCTTTACTGGCTTTAGCACTACTTTTGTGGAAGATTGTTAAAGATACCAGTAAGCATGACCGATAA
- a CDS encoding bactofilin family protein, translating into MFNQTKKGDAKGLMPTSNINLIGNGTTINGDIACEGDIRIDGQVNGLVSTKAKIVVGPEGEINGDLVCQSADVLGKVTGIIKVEELLFLKGNALIKGDIYTAHFEMEPTVKFNGRCYMDPNDAPAAASASSSYNHSDSKNGRTVLQEETV; encoded by the coding sequence ATGTTTAACCAAACAAAGAAAGGCGATGCCAAGGGGCTCATGCCTACGTCCAACATTAACCTTATCGGTAACGGCACCACTATCAATGGCGATATTGCGTGCGAGGGTGATATTCGTATAGATGGCCAGGTGAACGGACTGGTATCCACAAAGGCAAAGATCGTTGTGGGACCGGAAGGGGAGATCAATGGCGATCTGGTCTGCCAGAGTGCAGACGTCCTGGGGAAAGTGACGGGTATTATTAAGGTAGAGGAATTACTCTTCCTGAAAGGCAATGCTTTGATCAAAGGAGATATATACACAGCACATTTTGAAATGGAGCCTACGGTAAAGTTCAATGGCCGTTGCTATATGGATCCTAATGATGCGCCTGCAGCAGCTTCTGCTTCATCATCCTATAATCATTCGGATTCTAAAAATGGAAGAACAGTCCTCCAGGAAGAGACCGTATAA